The following coding sequences are from one Canis lupus baileyi chromosome 19, mCanLup2.hap1, whole genome shotgun sequence window:
- the ICAM5 gene encoding intercellular adhesion molecule 5 isoform X1, with translation MPGPSPGLCRASLGLWAALGLGLLGLSAVAQEPFWADLQPRVALVERGGSLWLNCSTNCPRPERGGLETSLRRNGTQRGLRWLARQLVDIREPETQPVCFFRCARRTLQARGLIRTFQRPDRVELVPLPAWQPVGENFTLSCRVPGAGPRGSLTLTLLRGAQELIRRSFAGEPPRARGAVLTATVLARREDHGANFSCRAELDLRPHGLGLFENSSAPRELRTFALSPDPPRLAAPRLLEVGSERPVSCTLDELFPASEAGVYLALGDHRLSPEITLEGDALVATATATANAEQEGARQLVCRVTLGGESRETRENVTVYSFPAPVLTLSEPSAPEGKVVTVTCAAGAGALVTLDGIPAEVPGQPAQLQLNATEDDDERSFFCDAVLEVAGETLSKNKSAELRVLYAPRLDDSDCPRSWTWPEGPEQTLRCEARGNPTPSVHCERPDSGAVLALGLLGPVTRALAGTYRCTAANVQGQAVKDVTLTVEYAPALDSVGCPEHITWLEGTEVSLSCVAHGVPPPNVSCVRSGEARVLEGLLHVGREHAGTYRCEATNPQGSAAKNVAVTVEYGPSFEEPSCPSNWTWVEGSGQLFSCEVDGKPEPSVECIGSEGTSEGMLLPLASSDSNPRVPSISSDLAPGIYICNATNRHGSTVKAVAVSTESPPQMDESTCPSHQTWLEGALAAALACDARGRPSPQVRCSREGVPRPQRLRVSREDAGTYHCLATNMHGTDTRTVTVGVEYRPVVAELAASPPGGVRPGGNFTLTCRAEAWPPAQISWRAPPGALNIGLSSNNSTLSVAGAMGSHGGEYECAATNAHGRHARRITVRVAGPWLWVAVGGAAGGAALLAAGAGLAFYVQSTACKKGEYNVQEAESSGEAVCLNGAGGGAGGGSGAEGGTEAAGTAEEQAGGEVFAIQLTSA, from the exons ATGCCGGGGCCCTCGCCGGGGCTGTGCCGGGCGTCGCTCGGCctctgggctgccctgggcctggggctcctcGGCCTCTCAG CGGTCGCGCAGGAGCCCTTTTGGGCGGACCTGCAGCCCCGCGTGGCGCTCGTGGAGCGCGGGGGATCTTTGTGGCTGAATTGCAGCACCAACTGCCCACGACCTGAGCGCGGTGGCCTGGAGACGTCGCTGCGCCGGAATGGGACCCAGAGGGGCTTGCGCTGGCTGGCGCGGCAGCTGGTGGACATCCGCGAGCCGGAGACCCAGCCGGTCTGCTTCTTCCGCTGCGCGCGGCGCACACTGCAGGCGCGTGGGCTCATTCGCACTTTCC AGCGACCGGATCGTGTAGAGCTGGTACCGCTACCTGCCTGGCAGCCTGTGGGCGAGAACTTCACCCTGAGCTGTAGGGTCCCAGGAGCTGGACCTCGTGGGAGCCTCACATTGACCCTGTTGCGGGGCGCGCAGGAGCTCATCCGCCGCAGCTTCGCGGGGGAGCCTCCCCGAGCGCGGGGCGCGGTGCTCACAGCTACCGTACTGGCGCGAAGGGAGGACCATGGGGCCAATTTCTCCTGCCGCGCGGAGCTGGACCTGCGGCCGCACGGCTTGGGGCTGTTTGAAAACAGCTCTGCCCCTAGAGAGCTCCGTACGTTCG CCCTGTCTCCGGACCCCCCGCGCCTCGCCGCCCCCCGGCTCTTGGAAGTGGGCTCAGAAAGACCCGTGAGCTGCACCTTGGACGAGCTGTTTCCAGCCTCGGAGGCTGGGGTCTACCTGGCGCTGGGGGACCACAGGCTGAGTCCCGAGATCACGCTGGAGGGGGACGCGCTCGTGGCCACCGCCACGGCCACAGCTAACGCAGAACAGGAGGGCGCCAGGCAGTTGGTCTGCAGAGTGACCCTGGGGGGCGAGAGCCGCGAGACGCGGGAGAACGTGACCGTCTACA GCTTTCCCGCGCCGGTCCTGACCCTGAGCGAGCCCAGCGCCCCCGAGGGGAAGGTGGTGACAGTGACTTGCGCGGCTGGGGCCGGAGCCCTGGTCACGCTGGACGGAATTCCAGCGGAGGTCCCGGGGCAGCCCGCCCAGCTTCAGCTGAACGCCACCGAGGACGACGACGAGCGCAGCTTCTTCTGCGACGCCGTCCTCGAGGTGGCAGGGGAGACTCTAAGCAAGAACAAGAGCGCCGAACTCCGCGTCCTAT ACGCCCCTCGGCTGGATGATTCGGACTGTCCCAGGAGCTGGACGTGGCCCGAGGGCCCAGAGCAGACGCTGCGCTGCGAGGCCCGGGGAAACCCCACGCCCTCCGTGCACTGCGAGCGGCCTGACAGCGGGGCGGTGCTGGCGCTGGGCCTGCTGGGTCCGGTCACTCGCGCTCTCGCCGGCACTTACCGCTGCACTGCGGCCAACGTCCAGGGCCAGGCAGTCAAGGATGTGACGCTGACTGTGGAGT ATGCCCCAGCGCTGGACAGCGTGGGCTGCCCAGAACACATTACATGGCTGGAAGGAACAGAGGTCTCGCTGAGCTGTGTGGCACATGGGGTCCCTCCACCCAACGTGAGCTGTGTGCGCTCTGGGGAGGCCAGGGTCCTCGAGGGCCTGCTGCATGTGGGCCGGGAGCATGCAGGAACCTACCGCTGTGAAGCCACCAATCCTCAAGGCTCTGCAGCCAAAAATGTGGCTGTGACGGTGGAAT ATGGCCCCAGTTTTGAGGAGCCGAGCTGCCCCAGCAACTGGACATGGGTGGAAGGATCTGGGCAGCTGTTTTCTTGTGAGGTGGATGGAAAGCCAGAGCCAAGCGTGGAGTGCATCGGCTCAGAGGGCACGAGTGAGGGGATGCTGCTGCCGCTGGCATCCTCAGACTCCAATCCCAGAGTCCCCAGCATCTCTAGTGACCTGGCTCCTGGTATCTACATCTGCAATGCCACCAACCGGCATGGCTCCACGGTCAAGGCAGTCGCCGTGAGCACGGAGT CGCCGCCGCAAATGGATGAGTCCACCTGCCCAAGTCACCAGACGTGGCTGGAAGGGGCGTTGGCTGCTGCGCTGGCCTGCGACGCCCGGGGTCGCCCCTCCCCACAAGTGCGCTGCTCCCGGGAGGGCGTGCCCAGGCCTCAGCGGCTGCGCGTGTCTCGAGAGGATGCGGGTACCTACCATTGCTTGGCCACCAACATGCATGGCACGGACACACGGACTGTCACCGTGGGCGTGGAAT ACCGGCCGGTGGTGGCCGAGTTGGCAGCCTCGCCCCCCGGAGGCGTGCGGCCCGGCGGGAACTTCACGTTGACCTGCCGCGCAGAGGCCTGGCCCCCCGCGCAGATCAGCTGGCGCGCGCCCCCCGGGGCGCTCAACATCGGCCTGTCGAGCAACAACAGCACGCTGAGCGTGGCGGGCGCCATGGGCAGCCACGGCGGCGAGTACGAGTGCGCAGCCACCAACGCGCATGGGCGCCACGCGCGACGCATCACGGTGCGCGTGGCTG GGCCGTGGCTGTGGGTCGCCGTGGGCGGCGCGGCCGGGGGCGCGGCCCTGCTGGCCGCGGGGGCCGGCCTGGCCTTCTACGTGCAGTCCACCGCTTGCAAGAAGGGCGAGTACAACGTGCAGGAGGCCGAAAGCTCGGGCGAGGCCGTGTGTCTCaacggcgcgggcggcggcgccgGCGGGGGCTCGGGCGCCGAAGGTGGAACCGAGGCTGCGGGCACCGCCGAGGAGCAGGCGGGGGGCGAGGTCTTCGCTATCCAGCTGACGTCAGCGTGA
- the ZGLP1 gene encoding GATA-type zinc finger protein 1 yields MEAAPVSDFSKLQELLAPPCLDPKSPRGASPAQQAPRTPGCPRTNGRSFWPARQDSVTALRFLQETAEGLVQTPAWDTHTLGPCWELKALETLGPSPLARDAKNMLTPVSQPSCSLGSPEAPPAPAALPRRRPRKQSKPHQGAEKVDPRFEGVTLKFQIKPDSSLQIIPSYSLACGSRAQAPSTGPAGGPEVNSGGAEALGPRCCASCRTQRTPLWRDAEDGTPLCNACGIRYKKYGTRCSSCWLVPRKSVQPKKLCGRCGVSLGPHQGPTQEGDPRWKTQASGSRVPISGGHCPPPWALGQSGLAEPPLRKRPQQ; encoded by the exons ATGGAGGCCGCGCCCGTCTCAGACTTCTCGAAGCTGCAAGAGCTGCTGGCGCCGCCGTGTCTGGACCCTAAGTCGCCCCGGGGGGCGTCCCCCGCTCAGCAGGCACCAAGGACCCCAGGATGCCCCAGAACCAATGGCAG GTCCTTCTGGCCTGCACGCCAGGACTCGGTCACTGCCCTGCGTTTCCTCCAAGAAACAGCAGAGGGGCTGGTCCAGACCCCTGCCTGGGACACCCACACCCTGGGGCCCTGCTGGGAGCTGAAGGCCTTGGAGACTCTGGGACCCTCGCCTCTGGCAAGGGATGCCAAGAACATGCTGACCCCAGTCAGCCAGCCGAGCTGCAGCTTGGGGTCCCCGGAGGCTCCCCCAGCCCCCGCAGCCCTACCCCGGAGGAGACCCCGGAAGCAGTCAAAGCCCCACCAGGGCGCTGAGAAAGTGGACCCCCGGTTCGAGGGGGTGACCCTGAAGTTCCAGATAAAGCCGGATTCCAGCCTACAGATCATACCCAGCTACAG CCTGGCCTGCGGTAGCCGCGCTCAGGCTCCCTCTACAGGCCCTGCCGGGGGCCCTGAGGTCAACTCAGGAGGCGCCGAGGCCCTGG GGCCACGGTGCTGTGCTTCCTGTAGAACCCAGAGGACCCCACTCTGGAGAGATGCAGAAGATGGGACCCCTCTCTGCAATGCCTGTGGTATCAG GTACAAGAAGTACGGCACCCGCTGCTCCAGCTGCTGGCTAGTACCCAGGAAAAGTGTCCAGCCCAAGAAGTTATGTGGCAGATGTGGGGTGTCCCTGGGCCCCCACCAAGGCCCAACTCAGGAAGG GGATCCCAGGTGGAAGACCCAGGCATCAGGCTCCAGAGTCCCCATCTCAGGGGGCCACTgtccccctccctgggccctgggccaatCAGGGTTGGCTGAGCCTCCCCTCAGAAAACGTCCTCAGCAATGA
- the FDX2 gene encoding ferredoxin-2, mitochondrial has protein sequence MAASVARGGVSAGFLLRAARGAWWSRPGGVWGSGEAAAPATARRFRATGSRPAGEEEAGGPERPGDVVNVVFVDRSGQRIPVSGRVGDNVLHLAQRHGIDLEGACEASLACSTCHVYVSEDHLDLLAPPEEREEDMLDMAPLLQENSRLGCQIVLTPELEGAEFTLPKITRNFYVDGHVPKPH, from the exons ATGGCCGCCTCCGTGGCCCGGGGAGGCGTGAGTGCCGGGTTTCTCCTGCGGGCGGCCAGGGGAGCCTGGTGGAGTCGGCCTGGGGGCGTTTGGGGGTCTGGGGAGGCGGCGGCGCCAGCGACAGCTAGAAGATTCCGAGCGACAG GCTCGCGGCCGGCGGGGGAGGAAGAAGCTGGCGGCCCCGAGCGGCCTGGGGACGT ggtGAATGTGGTGTTCGTAGACCGGTCAGGCCAGCGGATTCCGGTGAGCGGCAGAGTGGGGGACAATGTTCTCCACCTGGCCCAGCGCCATGGAATAGACCTGGAAG GGGCCTGTGAAGCTTCCCTGGCGTGCTCTACCTGCCACGTGTACGTGAGCGAGGACCACCTGGACCTTCTGGCTCCTCCCGAGGAGAG GGAGGAGGACATGCTGGACATGGCACCCCTTCTTCAGGAGAACTCCCGGCTGGGCTGCCAAATCGTGCTGACGCCCGAGCTGGAGGGGGCCGAATTCACCCTGCCCAAGATCACCAGGAACTTCTACGTGGACGGCCACGTCCCCAAGCCCCACTGA
- the ICAM5 gene encoding intercellular adhesion molecule 5 isoform X2, which produces MPGPSPGLCRASLGLWAALGLGLLGLSAVAQEPFWADLQPRVALVERGGSLWLNCSTNCPRPERGGLETSLRRNGTQRGLRWLARQLVDIREPETQPVCFFRCARRTLQARGLIRTFQRPDRVELVPLPAWQPVGENFTLSCRVPGAGPRGSLTLTLLRGAQELIRRSFAGEPPRARGAVLTATVLARREDHGANFSCRAELDLRPHGLGLFENSSAPRELRTFALSPDPPRLAAPRLLEVGSERPVSCTLDELFPASEAGVYLALGDHRLSPEITLEGDALVATATATANAEQEGARQLVCRVTLGGESRETRENVTVYSFPAPVLTLSEPSAPEGKVVTVTCAAGAGALVTLDGIPAEVPGQPAQLQLNATEDDDERSFFCDAVLEVAGETLSKNKSAELRVLYAPRLDDSDCPRSWTWPEGPEQTLRCEARGNPTPSVHCERPDSGAVLALGLLGPVTRALAGTYRCTAANVQGQAVKDVTLTVEYGPSFEEPSCPSNWTWVEGSGQLFSCEVDGKPEPSVECIGSEGTSEGMLLPLASSDSNPRVPSISSDLAPGIYICNATNRHGSTVKAVAVSTESPPQMDESTCPSHQTWLEGALAAALACDARGRPSPQVRCSREGVPRPQRLRVSREDAGTYHCLATNMHGTDTRTVTVGVEYRPVVAELAASPPGGVRPGGNFTLTCRAEAWPPAQISWRAPPGALNIGLSSNNSTLSVAGAMGSHGGEYECAATNAHGRHARRITVRVAGPWLWVAVGGAAGGAALLAAGAGLAFYVQSTACKKGEYNVQEAESSGEAVCLNGAGGGAGGGSGAEGGTEAAGTAEEQAGGEVFAIQLTSA; this is translated from the exons ATGCCGGGGCCCTCGCCGGGGCTGTGCCGGGCGTCGCTCGGCctctgggctgccctgggcctggggctcctcGGCCTCTCAG CGGTCGCGCAGGAGCCCTTTTGGGCGGACCTGCAGCCCCGCGTGGCGCTCGTGGAGCGCGGGGGATCTTTGTGGCTGAATTGCAGCACCAACTGCCCACGACCTGAGCGCGGTGGCCTGGAGACGTCGCTGCGCCGGAATGGGACCCAGAGGGGCTTGCGCTGGCTGGCGCGGCAGCTGGTGGACATCCGCGAGCCGGAGACCCAGCCGGTCTGCTTCTTCCGCTGCGCGCGGCGCACACTGCAGGCGCGTGGGCTCATTCGCACTTTCC AGCGACCGGATCGTGTAGAGCTGGTACCGCTACCTGCCTGGCAGCCTGTGGGCGAGAACTTCACCCTGAGCTGTAGGGTCCCAGGAGCTGGACCTCGTGGGAGCCTCACATTGACCCTGTTGCGGGGCGCGCAGGAGCTCATCCGCCGCAGCTTCGCGGGGGAGCCTCCCCGAGCGCGGGGCGCGGTGCTCACAGCTACCGTACTGGCGCGAAGGGAGGACCATGGGGCCAATTTCTCCTGCCGCGCGGAGCTGGACCTGCGGCCGCACGGCTTGGGGCTGTTTGAAAACAGCTCTGCCCCTAGAGAGCTCCGTACGTTCG CCCTGTCTCCGGACCCCCCGCGCCTCGCCGCCCCCCGGCTCTTGGAAGTGGGCTCAGAAAGACCCGTGAGCTGCACCTTGGACGAGCTGTTTCCAGCCTCGGAGGCTGGGGTCTACCTGGCGCTGGGGGACCACAGGCTGAGTCCCGAGATCACGCTGGAGGGGGACGCGCTCGTGGCCACCGCCACGGCCACAGCTAACGCAGAACAGGAGGGCGCCAGGCAGTTGGTCTGCAGAGTGACCCTGGGGGGCGAGAGCCGCGAGACGCGGGAGAACGTGACCGTCTACA GCTTTCCCGCGCCGGTCCTGACCCTGAGCGAGCCCAGCGCCCCCGAGGGGAAGGTGGTGACAGTGACTTGCGCGGCTGGGGCCGGAGCCCTGGTCACGCTGGACGGAATTCCAGCGGAGGTCCCGGGGCAGCCCGCCCAGCTTCAGCTGAACGCCACCGAGGACGACGACGAGCGCAGCTTCTTCTGCGACGCCGTCCTCGAGGTGGCAGGGGAGACTCTAAGCAAGAACAAGAGCGCCGAACTCCGCGTCCTAT ACGCCCCTCGGCTGGATGATTCGGACTGTCCCAGGAGCTGGACGTGGCCCGAGGGCCCAGAGCAGACGCTGCGCTGCGAGGCCCGGGGAAACCCCACGCCCTCCGTGCACTGCGAGCGGCCTGACAGCGGGGCGGTGCTGGCGCTGGGCCTGCTGGGTCCGGTCACTCGCGCTCTCGCCGGCACTTACCGCTGCACTGCGGCCAACGTCCAGGGCCAGGCAGTCAAGGATGTGACGCTGACTGTGGAGT ATGGCCCCAGTTTTGAGGAGCCGAGCTGCCCCAGCAACTGGACATGGGTGGAAGGATCTGGGCAGCTGTTTTCTTGTGAGGTGGATGGAAAGCCAGAGCCAAGCGTGGAGTGCATCGGCTCAGAGGGCACGAGTGAGGGGATGCTGCTGCCGCTGGCATCCTCAGACTCCAATCCCAGAGTCCCCAGCATCTCTAGTGACCTGGCTCCTGGTATCTACATCTGCAATGCCACCAACCGGCATGGCTCCACGGTCAAGGCAGTCGCCGTGAGCACGGAGT CGCCGCCGCAAATGGATGAGTCCACCTGCCCAAGTCACCAGACGTGGCTGGAAGGGGCGTTGGCTGCTGCGCTGGCCTGCGACGCCCGGGGTCGCCCCTCCCCACAAGTGCGCTGCTCCCGGGAGGGCGTGCCCAGGCCTCAGCGGCTGCGCGTGTCTCGAGAGGATGCGGGTACCTACCATTGCTTGGCCACCAACATGCATGGCACGGACACACGGACTGTCACCGTGGGCGTGGAAT ACCGGCCGGTGGTGGCCGAGTTGGCAGCCTCGCCCCCCGGAGGCGTGCGGCCCGGCGGGAACTTCACGTTGACCTGCCGCGCAGAGGCCTGGCCCCCCGCGCAGATCAGCTGGCGCGCGCCCCCCGGGGCGCTCAACATCGGCCTGTCGAGCAACAACAGCACGCTGAGCGTGGCGGGCGCCATGGGCAGCCACGGCGGCGAGTACGAGTGCGCAGCCACCAACGCGCATGGGCGCCACGCGCGACGCATCACGGTGCGCGTGGCTG GGCCGTGGCTGTGGGTCGCCGTGGGCGGCGCGGCCGGGGGCGCGGCCCTGCTGGCCGCGGGGGCCGGCCTGGCCTTCTACGTGCAGTCCACCGCTTGCAAGAAGGGCGAGTACAACGTGCAGGAGGCCGAAAGCTCGGGCGAGGCCGTGTGTCTCaacggcgcgggcggcggcgccgGCGGGGGCTCGGGCGCCGAAGGTGGAACCGAGGCTGCGGGCACCGCCGAGGAGCAGGCGGGGGGCGAGGTCTTCGCTATCCAGCTGACGTCAGCGTGA